The proteins below are encoded in one region of Corynebacterium sphenisci DSM 44792:
- a CDS encoding prolyl oligopeptidase family serine peptidase: protein MSDRTAPADRPDAPAGPAPGWLDEVTGDRALDWAREWSDRTDRRYAGPGRGELQERIRAALDADDRIPVPVRRGERLYNYWVDAEHPRGIWRRTTLESFAAGAGDPAATAWETVLDLDALAAAEGENWVWKGATVLRPDHDRALVHLSRGGADATVIREFDLVAREFVAEGAFTLPEAKSEVSWAGRDALLVGTDLGPGSLTDSGYPRQVRRWRRGTALAEAEVLFAGHADDVAVAGWHDPTEGFERTFVERALDFYRSRRFVEVDGGLQIIEAPEDCRVSVHREHLLLAPRTACHGIPAGGLGVARLKDWLAGDRSGTVLFRPDGRTSLQSTAWTRGHLVLTLLRDVATVLETRRIGDWAPGEIPGLPADATVGVLGTSPTRDEEIWLLAANPLTPATLLRGEVGAGAPTPLRRAPARFDAGGMGTRQHWATSADGTRIPYRVTGRLDGTPRPTLVHAYGGFEVSLVPGYSAVTGIAWLARGGLAVQANLRGGGEFGPEWHSRAVKRNRPRVFEDHRAVLADLIARGYATPELLGVRGGSNGGLLTAVALTSYPELLGAVVSQVPLADMLRYHRLSAGASWMAEYGDPDDPAEREVIASYSPVQRVVAAAERRYPPALVTTSTRDDRVHPAHARTLAWALAAADQEVDYWENVEGGHGGAADNAQAAFAEALIHAWLWDRLGPMPGEAPDQG, encoded by the coding sequence ATGAGCGACCGCACCGCACCCGCCGACCGCCCCGACGCACCCGCCGGCCCCGCCCCCGGCTGGCTCGACGAGGTCACCGGGGACCGCGCCCTGGACTGGGCCCGGGAATGGTCGGACCGCACCGACCGGCGCTACGCCGGGCCGGGCCGGGGGGAGCTGCAGGAGCGGATCCGCGCCGCCCTGGACGCCGATGACCGGATCCCGGTGCCGGTGCGCCGCGGCGAACGGCTCTACAACTACTGGGTCGACGCCGAGCACCCGCGCGGGATCTGGCGGCGCACCACCCTGGAGTCCTTCGCCGCCGGGGCGGGGGATCCGGCGGCCACGGCATGGGAGACCGTGCTGGACCTGGACGCGCTGGCCGCGGCCGAGGGCGAGAACTGGGTGTGGAAGGGCGCCACCGTGCTGCGCCCCGACCACGACCGGGCCCTGGTGCACCTCTCCCGGGGCGGGGCGGACGCCACCGTGATCCGGGAATTCGACCTCGTCGCCCGCGAATTCGTCGCCGAGGGGGCCTTCACCCTGCCGGAGGCGAAATCCGAGGTGTCCTGGGCCGGCCGGGACGCGCTGCTGGTCGGCACCGACCTCGGCCCGGGCAGCCTCACCGACTCCGGCTACCCCCGGCAGGTGCGCCGCTGGCGCCGCGGCACCGCCCTGGCGGAGGCGGAGGTGCTCTTCGCCGGGCACGCCGACGACGTCGCCGTGGCCGGCTGGCACGACCCCACCGAGGGCTTCGAGCGGACCTTCGTGGAACGCGCCCTGGACTTCTACCGCTCCCGCCGCTTCGTCGAGGTCGACGGGGGGCTGCAGATCATCGAGGCCCCGGAGGACTGCCGGGTCTCGGTGCACCGGGAGCATCTGCTGCTCGCCCCGCGCACCGCCTGCCACGGCATCCCCGCCGGCGGCCTGGGCGTGGCCCGGCTCAAGGACTGGCTGGCCGGGGACCGCTCGGGGACCGTGCTCTTCCGCCCCGACGGGCGCACCTCCCTGCAATCCACCGCCTGGACCCGCGGGCACCTGGTGCTCACCCTGCTGCGCGATGTCGCCACCGTGCTGGAGACCCGCCGGATCGGCGACTGGGCGCCCGGGGAGATCCCCGGGCTGCCCGCCGACGCCACGGTCGGGGTGCTGGGCACCTCCCCCACCCGCGATGAGGAGATCTGGCTGCTCGCGGCGAACCCGCTGACCCCGGCGACCCTGCTGCGCGGGGAGGTCGGCGCCGGGGCCCCGACCCCGCTGCGCCGCGCCCCGGCCCGCTTCGACGCCGGCGGGATGGGCACCCGCCAGCACTGGGCCACCTCCGCCGACGGCACCCGGATCCCCTACCGGGTGACCGGCCGGCTCGACGGCACCCCGCGGCCCACCCTGGTGCACGCCTACGGCGGCTTCGAGGTGTCCCTGGTGCCCGGCTACTCCGCGGTCACCGGGATCGCCTGGCTGGCCCGCGGCGGGCTGGCGGTGCAGGCCAACCTGCGCGGCGGCGGGGAATTCGGCCCCGAGTGGCACTCCCGGGCGGTGAAGCGGAACCGGCCGCGGGTGTTCGAGGACCACCGGGCGGTGCTCGCCGACCTGATCGCCCGCGGCTACGCCACCCCGGAGCTGCTCGGGGTGCGCGGCGGCTCCAACGGGGGCCTGCTCACCGCGGTGGCGCTGACCTCCTACCCGGAGCTGCTCGGCGCGGTGGTCTCCCAGGTGCCGCTGGCGGATATGCTGCGCTACCACCGGCTCTCCGCCGGGGCGAGCTGGATGGCCGAGTACGGCGACCCGGACGATCCCGCGGAGCGGGAGGTGATCGCCTCCTACTCCCCGGTGCAGCGGGTCGTCGCGGCCGCCGAGCGGCGCTACCCCCCGGCGCTGGTGACCACCTCCACCCGCGATGACCGGGTGCACCCCGCGCATGCCCGCACCCTGGCCTGGGCGCTGGCCGCCGCCGACCAGGAGGTGGACTACTGGGAGAACGTGGAGGGCGGGCACGGCGGCGCGGCGGACAACGCCCAGGCCGCCTTCGCCGAGGCGCTCATCCACGCCTGGCTGTGGGACCGGCTGGGGCCGATGCCGGGGGAGGCCCCCGACCAGGGGTGA
- the merB gene encoding organomercurial lyase, giving the protein MDPGPLADLLADRLDAAFGFRGRPRRAAAWTALVRRLAAGGAPVPPGELAELAGIPAAVDGAGRIRASLLGGEPTAHRIRHRGGACWAWCVFDALLAGILLDGPVRLESTCPAAGAGVGFVVDGGRVLEHDPADRVSLPARFTPGAGLRAEFCCRARLWAVPAPGADLAWLDVPAAAAVAVGVADRLGLG; this is encoded by the coding sequence ATGGATCCGGGGCCGCTCGCGGATCTGCTCGCGGATCGGCTGGACGCCGCATTCGGCTTCCGCGGCCGGCCGCGCCGGGCCGCGGCGTGGACCGCCCTGGTGCGCCGGCTCGCCGCCGGCGGCGCCCCGGTCCCCCCGGGGGAGCTCGCCGAGCTCGCCGGGATCCCGGCGGCGGTGGACGGGGCGGGCCGGATCCGGGCCAGCCTGCTCGGCGGCGAACCCACCGCGCACCGGATCCGCCACCGCGGCGGCGCCTGCTGGGCCTGGTGCGTCTTCGACGCCCTGCTCGCCGGGATCCTGCTGGACGGCCCGGTGCGCCTGGAGTCGACCTGCCCGGCCGCCGGCGCCGGCGTCGGCTTCGTCGTCGACGGCGGGCGGGTGCTCGAGCACGACCCGGCCGACCGGGTCTCCCTGCCGGCCCGGTTCACCCCCGGCGCCGGGCTGCGCGCCGAGTTCTGCTGCCGGGCCCGGCTGTGGGCGGTACCCGCCCCGGGGGCGGATCTGGCCTGGCTGGACGTGCCGGCCGCCGCCGCGGTCGCCGTCGGCGTCGCCGACCGGCTCGGCCTGGGCTGA
- a CDS encoding M1 family metallopeptidase, with product MSTGPAPVNPYTGIPFNLGFRVEHYALDLDYRVVPNRLRATAELTIEVNAHIDRLTLDFAGALRVTEVTAAPETAASALAVAKWRHSGRKLRVTFDRELAPEQRLILRVRYAGTPGPVDSPWGELGWEELEEGSLVANQPIGAAGWFPCDDDPEVKASYEIAVTCDAPFEVVASGRRVDAPRPVGGSRRRHEFAAAEPMASYLATVQVGRFRPVPLDCATAPVTAWCPPELAGRVRHDFRDQGRMLDFFAGFFGDYPFADYRVVVVADELEIPLEAQGMAIFGANHAAGDDRWNRLIAHELAHQWFGNSVGLSQWRDIWLNEGFACYAEWLWAEHDGRATADELARRHHAELADKPRDLVIADPGPELMFDDRLYKRGALTLHALRLLLGDAAFGELVRRWTTANRHSVVDAVDFRALANRVCREHGVTTSHLDALFEAWLNRAALPPFPADPAAPGVDPHAVMAGGDAGGGA from the coding sequence GTGAGCACCGGCCCCGCCCCCGTCAACCCGTACACCGGAATCCCCTTCAACCTGGGCTTCCGGGTGGAGCACTACGCCCTGGACCTGGACTACCGGGTGGTGCCGAACCGGCTGCGCGCCACCGCCGAGCTCACCATCGAGGTCAACGCGCACATCGACCGGCTCACCCTGGACTTCGCCGGGGCGCTGCGGGTCACCGAGGTCACCGCCGCCCCGGAGACCGCGGCGAGCGCCCTGGCGGTGGCGAAATGGCGCCATTCCGGGCGCAAGCTCCGGGTCACCTTCGACCGGGAGCTCGCCCCGGAGCAGCGGCTCATCCTGCGGGTGCGCTACGCCGGCACCCCCGGCCCGGTGGACTCGCCCTGGGGGGAGCTGGGCTGGGAGGAGCTGGAGGAGGGCTCCCTGGTCGCCAACCAGCCGATCGGGGCGGCCGGCTGGTTCCCCTGCGATGACGACCCGGAGGTCAAGGCCAGCTACGAGATCGCGGTGACCTGCGACGCCCCCTTCGAGGTGGTCGCCTCCGGGCGCCGGGTGGACGCGCCCCGCCCGGTGGGCGGCTCCCGGCGCCGGCACGAGTTCGCCGCCGCCGAACCGATGGCCTCCTACCTGGCCACGGTGCAGGTGGGCCGGTTCCGCCCGGTGCCGCTGGACTGCGCCACGGCGCCGGTGACCGCCTGGTGCCCGCCGGAGCTGGCCGGGCGGGTGCGCCACGACTTCCGGGACCAGGGCCGGATGCTGGACTTCTTCGCCGGGTTCTTCGGCGACTACCCCTTCGCCGACTACCGGGTGGTGGTCGTCGCCGATGAGCTGGAGATCCCCCTGGAGGCCCAGGGGATGGCGATTTTCGGGGCGAACCACGCCGCCGGCGACGACCGGTGGAACCGGCTCATCGCCCATGAGCTGGCGCACCAGTGGTTCGGCAACTCGGTGGGGCTCTCCCAGTGGCGCGACATCTGGCTCAACGAGGGCTTCGCCTGCTACGCGGAATGGCTGTGGGCGGAGCACGACGGGCGGGCCACCGCCGATGAGCTGGCCCGCCGGCACCACGCGGAGCTGGCGGACAAGCCCCGGGACCTGGTGATCGCCGACCCGGGCCCGGAGCTGATGTTCGACGACCGGCTGTACAAGCGCGGGGCGCTGACCCTGCACGCGCTGCGGCTGCTGCTCGGCGACGCCGCCTTCGGGGAGCTGGTGCGCCGGTGGACCACCGCGAACCGGCACAGCGTGGTCGACGCGGTGGATTTCCGGGCCCTGGCCAACCGGGTGTGCCGGGAGCACGGGGTGACCACCTCGCATCTCGACGCCCTGTTCGAGGCCTGGCTGAACCGGGCGGCGCTGCCGCCCTTCCCCGCCGACCCGGCCGCGCCCGGGGTGGACCCGCATGCGGTGATGGCCGGCGGGGACGCCGGGGGCGGCGCATGA
- a CDS encoding glycosyltransferase, with translation MAGGVTWLMTVYAGTAAAHLDAALASLWAQTRPAAAAVLVADGPLTAAQEAVLATHAAAHPELRLIRLPVNRGAGPASAAGLAEVATEWVARLDADDIAAPERLARQLPYAEARGLDVAGTALAEFDDAAVAAGASPGRALLGVRRLPAGHDRIAAYARWNSPVNHPSALLRVAAVRAAGGYRDRPMMEDYDLWARMLARGARFGNMAEPLTLFRGGDAALARRVGAGMVAAERRMQATLVAEGLVSRPRAALNLLLRTGYRLLPAAALRRVNRLLFHRRRGAAT, from the coding sequence GTGGCCGGCGGGGTGACCTGGCTGATGACCGTGTACGCGGGCACCGCGGCGGCGCACCTGGACGCCGCCCTGGCCAGCCTGTGGGCGCAGACCCGGCCCGCGGCGGCCGCGGTGCTCGTCGCCGACGGCCCGCTCACCGCCGCCCAGGAGGCGGTGCTCGCCACGCATGCCGCGGCGCACCCGGAGCTGCGCCTGATCCGGCTGCCGGTCAACCGGGGCGCCGGGCCGGCCTCCGCGGCGGGCCTGGCGGAGGTGGCCACCGAATGGGTGGCCCGGCTCGACGCCGACGACATCGCCGCCCCGGAGCGGCTGGCCCGGCAGCTGCCGTACGCCGAGGCCCGCGGCCTGGACGTGGCCGGCACCGCCCTGGCCGAGTTCGACGATGCCGCGGTGGCCGCCGGGGCCAGCCCGGGCCGCGCCCTGCTGGGGGTGCGCCGGCTGCCCGCCGGGCATGACCGGATCGCCGCCTACGCGCGGTGGAACTCCCCGGTGAACCACCCCTCGGCGCTGCTGCGGGTGGCCGCGGTGCGCGCCGCCGGCGGCTACCGGGACCGGCCGATGATGGAGGACTACGACCTGTGGGCGCGGATGCTGGCCCGCGGCGCCCGCTTCGGCAACATGGCCGAGCCGCTGACCCTGTTCCGCGGCGGCGACGCGGCCCTGGCCCGGCGCGTCGGCGCGGGCATGGTCGCCGCGGAGCGCCGGATGCAGGCCACCCTGGTCGCCGAGGGGCTCGTCTCCCGGCCCCGGGCGGCGCTGAACCTGCTGCTGCGCACCGGCTACCGGCTGCTGCCCGCCGCGGCGCTGCGCCGGGTCAACCGGCTGCTGTTCCACCGGCGCCGCGGGGCCGCCACGTAG
- the ramB gene encoding acetate metabolism transcriptional regulator RamB has product MGKTYVGSRLRQLRRERDMSQAALAKALGLSASYVNQIEHDVRPLTVPVLLRVTETFGVDPTFFSRDDDSRLLAEMQDVALDREILPEGVDLQEISDMVRNHPRIARAMVDVHRRYRNVTDKLSLATEGRNLGGEVTTAAVAVAQALTMPHEEVRDYFYARQNHIDAVDRPAEALAAELGLDADDADAERILAERLTAAHGVRIEHRADLGDVQHHLDPGTGVLVLARHLSPGQRAFRMATELGYLEQGDAIAASVAEGHFTSEQSRALALRGVATYFAAALMLPYEAFHASAERERYDIELLSRRHGVGYETICHRLSTMQRTGLRGVPFTFVRVDRAGNMSKRQSATGFHFTNSGGTCPLWNVYETFSYPGKIMRQLAEMPDGRHYLWISRTVRHHTGRWGTPGKTFAIGLGCEARHAGRTVYGDGLDLADLSAATPIGAGCRVCSRDDCPQRAFPPIHRDIDVDMHRSTVAPY; this is encoded by the coding sequence ATGGGCAAGACCTACGTGGGCTCCCGGCTGCGCCAGCTCCGCCGGGAGCGCGACATGAGCCAGGCGGCGCTGGCCAAGGCCCTGGGTCTGTCGGCCAGCTACGTCAACCAGATCGAGCATGACGTGCGCCCGCTCACCGTGCCGGTGCTGCTCCGGGTCACCGAGACCTTCGGGGTGGACCCCACCTTCTTCTCCCGGGACGACGACTCCCGGCTGCTCGCCGAGATGCAGGACGTGGCCCTGGACCGGGAGATCCTCCCCGAGGGCGTGGACCTGCAGGAGATCTCCGACATGGTGCGCAACCACCCCCGGATCGCCCGGGCCATGGTCGACGTGCACCGCCGCTACCGCAACGTCACCGACAAGCTCTCCCTGGCCACCGAGGGCCGCAACCTCGGCGGGGAGGTGACCACCGCGGCGGTGGCCGTCGCCCAGGCGCTGACCATGCCCCATGAGGAGGTCCGGGACTACTTCTACGCCCGGCAGAACCACATCGACGCCGTGGACCGGCCCGCCGAGGCGCTGGCCGCCGAACTCGGCCTGGACGCCGACGACGCCGACGCGGAGCGGATCCTCGCCGAGCGGCTCACCGCCGCGCACGGGGTGCGCATCGAGCACCGCGCCGATCTCGGCGATGTGCAGCACCACCTGGACCCGGGCACCGGGGTGCTGGTGCTGGCCCGGCACTTGAGCCCCGGCCAGCGCGCCTTCCGGATGGCCACCGAACTGGGCTACCTGGAGCAGGGCGACGCGATCGCCGCCTCGGTGGCGGAGGGCCACTTCACCTCCGAGCAGTCCCGGGCGCTGGCGCTGCGCGGGGTGGCCACCTACTTCGCCGCCGCGCTGATGCTGCCCTACGAGGCCTTCCACGCCTCCGCGGAGCGGGAGCGCTACGACATCGAGCTGCTCTCCCGCCGGCACGGGGTGGGCTACGAGACGATCTGCCACCGGCTGTCCACCATGCAGCGCACCGGGCTGCGCGGGGTGCCCTTCACCTTCGTGCGGGTGGACCGGGCCGGCAACATGTCCAAGCGGCAGTCGGCCACCGGGTTCCACTTCACCAACTCCGGCGGCACCTGCCCGCTGTGGAACGTCTACGAGACCTTCTCCTACCCGGGCAAGATCATGCGCCAGCTCGCGGAGATGCCCGATGGCCGGCACTACCTGTGGATCTCGCGCACGGTGCGCCACCACACCGGCCGCTGGGGCACCCCCGGCAAGACCTTCGCCATCGGCCTGGGCTGCGAGGCCCGGCACGCCGGGCGCACCGTCTACGGCGACGGCCTGGATCTGGCGGATCTCTCCGCGGCCACCCCGATCGGCGCCGGCTGCCGGGTGTGCTCCCGGGACGACTGCCCGCAGCGCGCCTTCCCCCCGATCCACCGGGACATCGACGTGGACATGCACCGCTCCACGGTCGCGCCCTACTGA
- a CDS encoding glycosyltransferase family 2 protein: MNDPAEPVEPTPDNRDTWLIVPCFNEAEVIRGVLERARRTFPNIVAVDDGSADGSHREIHAAGAHLVRHPVNLGQGAAIQTGVEYARRRPGARYFVTFDADGQHQVADVAAMVARLRAEPVDIIVGTRFGDPAHRARVPRLKRLVLRTAAAMSPASRRLGLTDAHNGLRAFNRRVACALNLRMNGMSHAGEFVSLMHRHGWRTAEQPVEILYTEYSMAKGQSLLNGVNILADGIISRRLP, encoded by the coding sequence ATGAACGATCCCGCCGAGCCCGTCGAACCGACCCCGGACAACCGGGACACCTGGCTCATCGTGCCCTGCTTCAACGAGGCGGAGGTGATCCGCGGGGTGCTGGAGCGGGCCCGGCGGACCTTCCCGAACATCGTCGCCGTGGACGATGGCTCCGCCGACGGCTCGCACCGGGAGATCCACGCCGCCGGGGCGCATCTGGTGCGCCACCCGGTGAACCTGGGCCAGGGCGCGGCGATCCAGACCGGGGTGGAGTACGCCCGGCGCCGCCCGGGCGCGCGGTACTTCGTCACCTTCGACGCCGACGGCCAGCACCAGGTCGCCGATGTGGCGGCGATGGTGGCCCGGCTGCGCGCCGAACCGGTGGACATCATCGTGGGCACCCGCTTCGGCGACCCGGCGCACCGGGCCCGGGTGCCGCGGCTGAAGCGGCTGGTGCTGCGCACCGCCGCGGCGATGTCCCCGGCCTCCCGGCGGCTGGGCCTGACCGACGCGCACAACGGGCTGCGCGCCTTCAACCGGCGGGTGGCCTGCGCGCTGAACCTGCGCATGAACGGGATGAGCCACGCCGGGGAGTTCGTCTCCCTGATGCACCGCCACGGCTGGCGCACCGCGGAGCAGCCGGTGGAGATCCTCTACACCGAGTACTCCATGGCCAAGGGCCAGTCCCTGCTCAACGGGGTGAACATCCTCGCCGACGGGATCATCTCCAGGAGACTGCCGTGA
- a CDS encoding alpha/beta hydrolase produces MRLRRTRITAAALAVAAMAAPTAAGASPLPAPALSEVPTAAVAATEHTVPTREAVVGVKENPNANPEWRGLIAGRDNVHEVWAHSPSMRRNVPMVWIHPAGAEPTAPRPTLYVLNGADGGEGKASWLYQSDILDFFSDKDVNVIVIQAGKYSYYTDWVNQGTELGAQYWETFLTRELPGPLERRIGAAGRDRGLIGMSMSGTSSLLFAEHHPGLYAAVGSFSGCASTSDDVSASFIDLVLDRANATGEDMWGPRPSELWTANDALLGVESLGDTPAYISNGSGLWGAAEFPGQPDLNAEIALTAQRTAGSVIEAATNLCTRNLKARMDAAGVGGNVIWDFGNVGTHSWSYWQEDLHQSWEQLFSRVLR; encoded by the coding sequence ATGCGCCTGCGCCGCACCCGCATCACCGCCGCCGCCCTGGCCGTGGCCGCGATGGCCGCCCCGACCGCCGCGGGCGCCTCCCCGCTGCCCGCCCCGGCGCTCTCCGAGGTGCCCACCGCGGCGGTGGCCGCCACCGAGCACACGGTGCCCACCCGGGAGGCGGTGGTCGGGGTGAAGGAGAACCCGAACGCCAACCCCGAATGGCGCGGGCTCATCGCCGGCCGGGACAACGTGCACGAGGTGTGGGCGCATTCGCCCTCGATGCGGCGCAACGTGCCCATGGTGTGGATCCACCCCGCCGGGGCGGAGCCCACCGCGCCGCGGCCCACCCTGTACGTGCTCAACGGCGCCGACGGCGGCGAGGGCAAGGCCTCCTGGCTCTACCAGTCCGACATCCTGGACTTCTTCTCGGACAAGGACGTCAACGTCATCGTGATCCAGGCCGGGAAGTACTCCTACTACACCGACTGGGTGAACCAGGGCACCGAGCTCGGCGCCCAGTACTGGGAGACCTTCCTCACCCGGGAGCTGCCCGGGCCGCTGGAGCGCCGGATCGGCGCCGCCGGCCGCGACCGCGGGCTGATCGGCATGTCCATGTCCGGCACCAGCTCCCTGCTCTTCGCCGAGCACCACCCGGGCCTCTACGCCGCGGTGGGCAGCTTCTCCGGCTGCGCCTCCACCTCCGACGACGTCTCCGCCTCCTTCATCGACCTGGTCCTGGACCGGGCCAACGCCACCGGCGAGGACATGTGGGGCCCGCGCCCCTCGGAGCTGTGGACCGCCAACGACGCCCTGCTCGGCGTGGAGTCCCTCGGCGACACCCCCGCCTACATCTCCAACGGCTCCGGGCTGTGGGGCGCCGCCGAGTTCCCCGGGCAGCCGGACCTCAACGCCGAGATCGCGCTCACCGCGCAGCGCACCGCCGGCTCGGTGATCGAGGCCGCGACGAACCTGTGCACCCGCAACCTGAAGGCCCGGATGGACGCCGCCGGCGTCGGCGGCAACGTGATCTGGGACTTCGGCAACGTCGGCACCCACTCCTGGAGCTACTGGCAGGAGGATCTGCACCAGTCCTGGGAGCAGCTCTTCTCCCGCGTGCTGCGCTGA
- a CDS encoding DUF6767 domain-containing protein, with the protein MVAEVPRDAAGSDAGGAADRPRRARRRIPQAKCPIRYGEPCTACQPGTSGPEDCQLVQLVREDPELRERMREMNRAHRAAGRRR; encoded by the coding sequence ATGGTCGCCGAGGTACCCCGCGACGCCGCCGGCTCCGACGCCGGCGGCGCCGCCGATCGCCCCCGCCGCGCCCGACGGCGGATCCCGCAGGCGAAATGCCCGATCCGCTACGGCGAGCCCTGCACCGCCTGCCAGCCCGGCACCTCCGGCCCGGAGGACTGCCAGCTGGTGCAGCTGGTGCGCGAGGATCCGGAGCTGCGGGAGCGGATGCGGGAGATGAACCGCGCCCACCGGGCCGCCGGCCGGCGCCGCTGA
- a CDS encoding DUF2304 domain-containing protein, translating into MTGATVFQVLLLAAVLVLMTYFLANRRKARAKAGVKLGFVVFIAFGIWAVLRPDDLTVVANLVGVNRGTDLLLYLVTVAFVFVTVSSYIRFRELELRYARLARAVALQAAVAPEEELPRDGV; encoded by the coding sequence GTGACCGGGGCGACCGTCTTCCAGGTGCTGCTGCTGGCCGCGGTGCTGGTGCTGATGACCTACTTCCTGGCCAACCGGCGCAAGGCCCGGGCCAAGGCGGGGGTGAAGCTGGGCTTCGTGGTGTTCATCGCCTTCGGGATCTGGGCGGTGCTGCGCCCCGACGATCTCACCGTGGTGGCCAACCTGGTCGGCGTGAACCGGGGCACCGATCTGCTGCTCTACCTGGTCACCGTGGCCTTCGTGTTCGTCACGGTGAGCTCCTACATCCGCTTCCGGGAGCTGGAGCTGCGCTACGCCCGGCTGGCCCGGGCGGTGGCGCTGCAGGCCGCGGTCGCCCCGGAGGAGGAGCTGCCCCGCGACGGGGTGTGA
- the lpdA gene encoding dihydrolipoyl dehydrogenase has translation MAEHYDLVVLGAGPGGYVAAIRASQLGLKTAVVEQRYWGGVCLNVGCIPSKSLLKNAELAYTFNHEAKTFGISGDVSFDFGAAHARSRKVSEGIVKGVHYLMKKNKITEVDGRGEFTGPKTIRVSGGADDGAELTFDKAIIATGSVVRSLPGVELGGNIVSYEEQILSADLPDSMVIVGAGAIGMEFAYVLANYGVDVTIVEFLDRVLPNEDADVSKVIAKEYKKLGVTLLTGHKTTAIEDHGDSVEVRIEPKDGGEERTLTVDRVLVSIGFAPRTEGIGLDAAGVELGERGEVLVDEYLRTNVDGIYAIGDVTMKLQLAHVAETQGVIAAEHMAGEETEPLAGDAYVNMPRATFCNPQVASFGRTEEQARQWAEDNGREITVATFPFSANGKAQGLAEPAGFVKLIADAEYGELIGGHMVGANVSELMPQLVLAQKYELTAAEIGRTTHIHPTMSEAMKEAAEGILGHMINL, from the coding sequence GTGGCTGAACATTATGATCTCGTAGTCCTCGGCGCGGGCCCCGGAGGGTACGTCGCCGCCATCCGCGCCTCCCAGCTGGGGCTGAAGACGGCCGTCGTGGAGCAGCGCTATTGGGGCGGGGTCTGCCTCAACGTGGGCTGCATCCCCTCGAAGTCGCTGCTGAAGAACGCCGAGCTGGCGTACACCTTCAACCACGAGGCGAAGACCTTCGGCATCTCCGGCGACGTCTCCTTCGACTTCGGCGCCGCGCACGCCCGCTCCCGCAAGGTCAGCGAGGGCATCGTCAAGGGCGTGCACTACCTGATGAAGAAGAACAAGATCACCGAGGTCGACGGCCGGGGGGAGTTCACCGGGCCGAAGACGATCCGGGTCAGCGGGGGCGCGGACGACGGCGCCGAGCTGACCTTCGACAAGGCGATCATCGCCACCGGCTCGGTGGTGCGCTCCCTGCCGGGGGTGGAGCTCGGCGGCAACATCGTCTCCTACGAGGAGCAGATCCTCTCCGCCGACCTGCCGGATTCGATGGTCATCGTCGGCGCCGGCGCGATCGGCATGGAGTTCGCCTACGTGCTCGCCAACTACGGCGTGGACGTCACCATCGTGGAGTTCCTGGACCGGGTGCTGCCCAATGAGGACGCCGACGTGTCCAAGGTGATCGCCAAGGAGTACAAGAAGCTCGGGGTCACCCTGCTCACCGGGCACAAGACCACCGCCATCGAGGATCACGGGGACAGCGTGGAGGTGCGCATCGAGCCCAAGGACGGCGGCGAGGAGCGCACCCTCACCGTGGACCGGGTGCTGGTGTCCATCGGCTTCGCCCCGCGCACCGAGGGCATCGGCCTGGACGCCGCCGGGGTGGAACTCGGCGAGCGCGGGGAGGTGCTCGTCGACGAGTACCTGCGCACCAACGTCGACGGCATCTACGCCATCGGCGACGTCACCATGAAGCTGCAGCTGGCGCATGTCGCGGAAACCCAGGGCGTGATCGCCGCCGAGCACATGGCCGGGGAGGAGACCGAGCCCCTGGCCGGGGACGCCTACGTGAACATGCCGCGGGCGACCTTCTGCAACCCGCAGGTCGCCTCCTTCGGGCGCACCGAGGAGCAGGCCCGGCAGTGGGCGGAGGACAACGGCCGCGAGATCACGGTCGCCACCTTCCCCTTCTCCGCCAACGGCAAGGCGCAGGGCCTGGCCGAGCCGGCCGGCTTCGTCAAGCTCATCGCGGACGCCGAGTACGGGGAGCTGATCGGCGGGCACATGGTCGGCGCGAACGTCTCCGAGCTGATGCCCCAGCTGGTGCTGGCGCAGAAGTACGAGCTCACCGCCGCCGAAATCGGCCGCACCACGCATATCCACCCGACCATGTCGGAGGCCATGAAGGAGGCCGCCGAGGGCATCCTCGGGCATATGATCAACCTCTGA